In the genome of Cetobacterium ceti, one region contains:
- a CDS encoding family 1 encapsulin nanocompartment shell protein codes for MDFLKRELAPLSKDAWEAIDGRAKEVLTSVLSARKFAKLKGPLGFDFKAVNVGRLSVKEAKGIHYGINQMLPLVEVRNNFTLDRWELDNISRGAADVNLDSLDSALLKTVEFAESAVYHGLDEACILGLAQSSEHKHMTLGNSAEEILKNLSKALLLLKNSFVGETSYVLVVSEDIFTKISSMIEVCDFTGVIKGMLHNGKIVVSKFLKGALLVPFNNDNIELTVGQDYSIGYQEHNEKEVKLYVTLTFTFRVTDKSLVVVFDK; via the coding sequence ATGGATTTTTTAAAAAGAGAATTAGCACCTTTATCAAAAGATGCATGGGAAGCTATAGATGGTAGAGCTAAGGAAGTTTTGACATCTGTATTATCAGCTAGAAAATTTGCTAAATTAAAGGGACCACTAGGATTTGACTTCAAAGCTGTTAATGTTGGAAGATTATCTGTAAAAGAAGCTAAAGGGATTCACTATGGAATTAACCAAATGTTACCATTAGTTGAAGTAAGAAATAATTTTACTCTAGATAGATGGGAACTTGATAATATTAGTAGAGGAGCTGCCGATGTAAATTTAGATTCATTGGATTCAGCTCTATTAAAAACTGTTGAATTTGCAGAAAGTGCTGTTTATCATGGATTGGATGAGGCTTGTATTTTAGGACTTGCTCAATCTAGCGAACATAAACATATGACACTTGGAAATAGTGCAGAGGAAATTCTTAAAAATTTAAGTAAAGCATTACTACTTCTTAAAAATTCATTTGTGGGAGAAACTTCATATGTATTAGTTGTAAGTGAAGATATATTTACAAAAATCAGTTCAATGATTGAAGTTTGTGACTTCACTGGGGTTATTAAGGGAATGTTACACAATGGAAAAATAGTAGTAAGTAAATTTTTAAAGGGAGCATTACTTGTTCCATTTAATAATGACAATATAGAATTAACAGTAGGACAGGATTACTCAATAGGATATCAAGAACACAATGAAAAAGAAGTTAAGTTATATGTTACTTTAACATTTACATTTAGAGTTACAGATAAGTCTCTAGTTGTAGTGTTTGATAAATAA
- a CDS encoding ferritin family protein produces the protein MPITQAESTKSLSREVKDRSRAYESLIEEIEAIEWYDQRADVCTNDELKKVLVHNMNEEIEHATMLFEWLRRNVDVLDENMKKYLFTKKSIVEIEEEDGECSCEGQGSLGLGDLK, from the coding sequence ATCATTAAGTAGAGAGGTAAAAGATAGATCAAGAGCTTACGAAAGTTTAATCGAAGAAATTGAAGCTATAGAATGGTATGATCAAAGAGCAGATGTATGTACAAATGATGAATTAAAAAAAGTTTTAGTTCATAATATGAATGAAGAAATAGAACATGCAACTATGCTATTTGAATGGTTAAGAAGAAATGTAGATGTTTTAGATGAAAATATGAAAAAATATTTATTCACTAAAAAATCTATAGTTGAAATTGAAGAGGAAGATGGAGAATGTTCTTGTGAGGGACAAGGTTCTTTAGGACTTGGAGATTTAAAATAA